In a genomic window of Nesterenkonia halotolerans:
- a CDS encoding glycosyltransferase family 4 protein, translating into MTPRVQLLTHSYWPERTAPQRRWERLVASLREDGWAVDVVAPAANKHHTPVHHREQGRFSLRPVIGPSGERVHRTPYVLLRNSRAGRFASDLASGVLMVPRALTAPKPDLVVATVPALPTICAGWVVARARRIPLVVDMRDAWPELAREAEVRAGPLGRLMEAAVISVQRRAELVVTVTEGFAQRLRERQVSPVETISNGVALDQVPQLDQRRRAPGELRLAYLGNHGESQALERMIRAVASIPRDQGLDVRLRLVGSGTQKEQLRQVALATGALASGAVEFCDPVHGDEVWDHYRWADSALVSLRTDWASFAWTVPSKTFELMGLGKHISAAVTGEAAWVLGHAQNVTYLSGDTEQIAATLSQLAADPDSTPVDPRGRSWVAEYADLPGLGTRYAALLAALRAEAHR; encoded by the coding sequence GTGACACCACGCGTGCAGCTGCTGACCCACAGCTATTGGCCCGAGCGCACCGCGCCCCAGCGGCGCTGGGAGCGCCTGGTCGCCTCACTGCGCGAGGACGGCTGGGCGGTCGACGTCGTCGCTCCCGCGGCCAATAAGCACCACACCCCGGTCCACCACCGCGAGCAGGGCCGGTTCAGCCTGCGGCCTGTCATCGGCCCGTCCGGTGAGCGGGTGCACCGGACGCCCTATGTGCTGCTGCGCAATTCGCGCGCCGGCAGGTTCGCCTCTGATCTCGCTTCAGGGGTGCTGATGGTGCCCCGGGCGCTCACAGCGCCCAAGCCCGACCTCGTGGTCGCCACGGTGCCGGCGCTGCCCACGATCTGCGCGGGATGGGTCGTGGCCCGGGCGCGCAGGATCCCGCTGGTGGTCGACATGCGCGACGCCTGGCCCGAGCTCGCCCGCGAAGCGGAGGTCAGGGCGGGACCGCTGGGACGGCTCATGGAGGCGGCAGTCATCAGCGTCCAGCGTCGAGCCGAACTGGTGGTCACGGTCACCGAGGGATTCGCTCAGCGGCTCCGCGAACGCCAGGTCTCCCCGGTGGAGACCATCAGCAACGGCGTGGCGCTCGACCAGGTGCCCCAGCTGGACCAGCGACGGCGTGCCCCCGGGGAGCTGCGGCTCGCCTATCTCGGCAATCACGGGGAGAGCCAGGCGCTGGAACGCATGATCCGCGCGGTGGCCTCGATTCCACGAGACCAGGGGCTCGACGTCCGGCTGCGCCTCGTGGGCTCCGGCACCCAGAAGGAGCAGCTGCGCCAGGTGGCCCTCGCCACCGGCGCTCTGGCCAGCGGAGCTGTCGAGTTCTGCGACCCGGTCCACGGCGACGAGGTCTGGGACCACTACCGCTGGGCCGACTCCGCGCTGGTGAGTCTGCGCACCGACTGGGCCTCCTTCGCCTGGACCGTGCCCTCGAAGACCTTCGAGCTGATGGGGCTGGGCAAACACATCTCGGCTGCCGTCACCGGAGAGGCCGCCTGGGTGCTGGGCCATGCACAGAACGTGACCTACCTCAGCGGTGACACCGAGCAGATCGCCGCCACGCTCAGCCAGCTGGCCGCGGACCCGGACTCCACTCCGGTGGACCCCCGAGGCCGCAGCTGGGTCGCGGAGTACGCCGACCTTCCCGGGCTGGGCACGCGCTACGCAGCTCTGCTCGCGGCTCTTCGCGCCGAGGCGCACCGGTGA
- a CDS encoding LCP family protein translates to MADRKHPEPQPHRPRRAARMPADSANSAPSAEDSASPASAKKARDPRRGRRTIRTVLIAVAVLLVVAVGAGLIYVQQLRSAFDDQRNVLDLQLDGDDSAERTEEGTINMLLLGSDSRGEDDLEYRGSIGDNASERSDTMMFVHIPEDRSGVYVMSIVRDLWVDVPGEGQGRVNSALGVGGYPLVVDTVEELLNTHIDHVAIIDFDGFADLTRALGGVYVDNPRPFSTGQHNPAFYPEGTIRLEGDNALRFVRERKAFPTGDFVRVQNQQLVVNGIVDRLLSADTLTNPQRVMDIVNGIVPYLSVDDGLDADTIASYALEMRDMRSEDIHMFTIPTGDLATTASGAQVILKDEEMLELLQRSLKNENMEGFLDYVELRESQDEQQ, encoded by the coding sequence GTGGCGGATAGGAAACACCCTGAGCCGCAGCCGCACCGACCCCGCCGGGCGGCGCGGATGCCCGCAGACTCCGCGAACTCTGCGCCCTCGGCTGAGGACTCCGCCTCACCTGCCTCGGCCAAGAAGGCACGAGACCCCCGACGAGGTCGCCGCACCATCCGCACCGTCCTCATCGCGGTGGCTGTGCTGCTCGTGGTGGCGGTCGGCGCCGGGCTGATCTACGTCCAGCAGCTGCGCAGCGCATTCGACGACCAGCGCAACGTGCTCGACCTGCAGCTCGACGGCGACGACTCTGCTGAGCGCACCGAGGAGGGGACGATCAACATGCTCCTGCTCGGTTCGGACAGCCGCGGCGAGGATGACCTCGAGTACCGGGGAAGCATCGGCGACAACGCCTCGGAGCGCTCCGACACGATGATGTTCGTCCACATTCCCGAGGACCGCTCCGGCGTCTATGTGATGTCGATCGTGCGTGACCTCTGGGTGGACGTGCCCGGGGAGGGTCAGGGCCGCGTCAACTCTGCCCTGGGAGTGGGCGGATATCCGCTGGTGGTCGACACCGTGGAAGAGCTGCTGAACACCCATATCGACCATGTGGCGATCATCGACTTCGATGGGTTCGCCGATCTGACCCGGGCGCTGGGCGGCGTCTATGTGGACAACCCCCGACCCTTCTCCACCGGACAGCACAACCCGGCGTTCTACCCCGAGGGCACCATCCGGCTCGAAGGTGACAACGCGCTGCGCTTTGTGCGCGAGCGCAAAGCATTCCCCACCGGGGACTTCGTCCGCGTGCAGAACCAGCAGCTGGTCGTCAACGGGATCGTGGACCGGCTGCTCTCCGCCGACACGCTGACCAACCCCCAGCGGGTCATGGACATCGTCAACGGCATCGTGCCCTACCTCAGCGTCGACGACGGACTGGACGCCGACACCATCGCCTCGTACGCCCTGGAGATGCGAGACATGCGCTCCGAGGACATCCACATGTTCACCATCCCCACCGGGGACCTGGCGACAACCGCCAGCGGAGCCCAGGTGATCCTCAAGGACGAGGAGATGCTCGAGCTGCTCCAGCGTTCCCTCAAGAACGAGAACATGGAGGGCTTCCTGGACTATGTGGAGCTGCGTGAATCCCAGGATGAGCAGCAGTGA
- the mutM gene encoding bifunctional DNA-formamidopyrimidine glycosylase/DNA-(apurinic or apyrimidinic site) lyase — translation MPELPEVEVVRRGVDRWAAGRRVHSVQVHDLRSLRRHAPSIPDVQERIESFSAALRGSILLAPQRRGKFLWIPLQPSSDSPRQANRVEQIGPDPQAGPAHALLIHLGMSGQVLINTPETLPQRHLKITLGLTAEGEAPSQLRFIDQRIFGGMQISELVASTHPSGTVPVAASHIAADPLEPSMDAEVFFRTLRRRKTGLKRALLDQTMISGIGNIYADEALWHAQLHYTRPTETITRSEASRLLRSVESVMAAALAAGGTSFDSLYVNVNGASGYFDRSLQSYGRAGQPCRRCAGTPRAAVIRRDPFMGRSSYWCPTCQPRPRRARG, via the coding sequence ATGCCTGAGCTGCCCGAGGTGGAGGTGGTGCGTCGCGGCGTCGACCGCTGGGCCGCCGGGCGCAGAGTTCACTCTGTGCAGGTCCATGACCTGCGCAGCCTTCGTCGACACGCTCCGAGCATCCCTGATGTGCAGGAGCGGATCGAGTCCTTCAGCGCGGCGCTGCGGGGAAGCATCCTGCTGGCACCTCAGCGTCGTGGCAAATTCCTCTGGATCCCGCTGCAGCCTTCCTCCGACTCGCCGCGGCAGGCGAACCGGGTGGAACAGATCGGCCCTGACCCGCAGGCTGGTCCGGCACACGCGCTGCTGATCCACCTGGGGATGAGCGGTCAGGTGCTGATCAACACCCCGGAGACCCTGCCCCAGAGACATCTCAAGATCACCCTCGGGCTGACTGCCGAGGGGGAGGCCCCGAGTCAGCTGCGCTTCATCGATCAGCGCATCTTCGGCGGGATGCAGATCTCCGAGCTTGTCGCCTCGACACACCCCAGCGGCACGGTGCCCGTCGCCGCCTCCCATATTGCCGCGGACCCGCTGGAACCGAGCATGGACGCCGAAGTCTTCTTCCGCACCCTGCGCCGGCGCAAGACCGGGCTGAAACGGGCGCTGCTGGATCAGACCATGATCTCCGGCATCGGCAACATCTACGCAGACGAGGCGCTGTGGCACGCCCAGCTGCACTACACCCGACCGACCGAGACCATCACACGCAGTGAAGCAAGCCGTCTCCTGCGCAGCGTGGAATCCGTGATGGCGGCCGCCCTGGCGGCCGGCGGAACCAGCTTCGATTCCCTCTACGTCAACGTCAACGGGGCCTCCGGCTACTTCGACCGGTCGCTGCAGAGCTACGGGCGCGCCGGTCAGCCCTGCCGCCGCTGCGCAGGAACCCCGCGCGCCGCCGTGATCCGCCGTGACCCCTTCATGGGGCGCTCCTCCTACTGGTGCCCCACCTGCCAGCCCCGTCCGCGGCGCGCCCGAGGTTGA
- the rnc gene encoding ribonuclease III — MTKHEELTKSLGVHIAPEALRLALTHRSYAYENSGLPTNERLEFLGDSVLGLAVTDYLYRSFPDLAEGDLAKLRAALVSTRALARVARGLGIGPYISLGAGEQLTQGKDKDSILADTMEALIGAAYLSTDIETARRLVLRLVVPLLSDKDAMTAGKDWKTTIQEIAAGRDMGEIRYLIADFGPDHHKSFTATLVIGGVEHGSGSGPSKKEAEREAARKTVETLTSGRGEQGDILTLVLDRFEDAAPSSS; from the coding sequence GTGACAAAACACGAAGAGCTTACGAAGAGCCTCGGGGTGCACATCGCCCCCGAGGCTCTTCGTCTTGCCCTCACGCACCGGTCCTATGCCTATGAGAACTCCGGGCTCCCCACGAACGAGCGGCTGGAGTTCCTCGGCGACTCTGTCCTCGGACTGGCTGTGACGGACTACCTCTACCGAAGCTTCCCGGATCTTGCCGAGGGAGACCTCGCCAAGCTTCGTGCTGCGCTGGTGAGCACCCGCGCACTGGCCCGCGTCGCCCGCGGACTCGGCATCGGCCCGTACATCAGCCTCGGCGCCGGCGAACAGCTGACCCAGGGCAAGGATAAGGACTCGATCCTTGCCGACACCATGGAGGCGCTCATCGGCGCCGCCTACCTCTCCACCGACATCGAGACCGCGCGCCGACTGGTGCTGCGCCTGGTCGTCCCGCTGCTCAGCGACAAGGACGCGATGACCGCCGGGAAGGACTGGAAGACCACCATCCAGGAGATCGCCGCAGGACGCGACATGGGAGAGATCCGCTACCTCATCGCGGACTTCGGTCCCGACCACCACAAATCCTTCACCGCCACCCTGGTCATCGGCGGCGTCGAGCATGGTTCCGGCTCCGGCCCCTCCAAGAAGGAGGCCGAGCGGGAAGCCGCTCGAAAGACCGTGGAGACGCTGACCTCCGGCCGAGGGGAGCAGGGCGACATTCTGACCCTGGTTCTCGACCGGTTCGAAGACGCAGCACCCTCCAGCTCCTGA
- the rpmF gene encoding 50S ribosomal protein L32: protein MAVPKRKMSRSNTRHRRSQWKASTPKLVKTVENGRVVYSQPHQAKLVTDSAGTPLFYEYKGRKVADA from the coding sequence GTGGCTGTTCCAAAGCGGAAGATGTCCCGATCCAACACCCGTCACCGCCGCTCCCAGTGGAAGGCTTCGACCCCGAAGCTGGTGAAGACCGTGGAGAACGGTCGCGTCGTCTACAGCCAGCCTCACCAGGCCAAGCTGGTCACCGACTCCGCCGGCACCCCGCTGTTCTACGAGTACAAGGGTCGCAAGGTCGCCGACGCCTGA
- a CDS encoding YceD family protein, which produces MTALTVDVQELRGRPGTQDELSRTVPAPKDLATVLIGIPQGSDLQLDLRLESVHEGVLMTGTASAEVSGQCGRCLDEIRYPLTVDVMQLFSWPQKAQAAADAEDEDTRLIPHDLTIDLEPVLRDLMVSALPFQPVCREGCPGLCSECGFRMEDDPEHFHEQLDPRWAALKDVAAGMPDPDSSSESST; this is translated from the coding sequence ATGACTGCTCTCACTGTAGATGTCCAGGAGCTCCGGGGCAGACCCGGAACTCAGGACGAACTCTCCAGAACTGTCCCTGCCCCGAAGGACCTTGCAACGGTCCTCATCGGGATTCCGCAGGGCAGTGATCTGCAGCTGGATCTGCGCCTGGAATCGGTGCACGAGGGTGTGCTGATGACTGGCACGGCCTCTGCCGAGGTCAGCGGCCAGTGCGGACGTTGTCTGGATGAGATCAGGTACCCGCTCACCGTCGACGTGATGCAGCTGTTCAGCTGGCCCCAGAAGGCCCAGGCAGCTGCTGACGCCGAGGATGAGGACACGCGCCTGATCCCTCACGACCTCACCATCGATCTGGAACCGGTGCTGCGCGACCTGATGGTCTCGGCACTGCCGTTCCAGCCGGTCTGCCGCGAAGGCTGCCCGGGACTGTGCTCCGAATGCGGATTCCGCATGGAGGATGACCCCGAGCACTTCCACGAGCAGCTCGATCCCCGGTGGGCAGCGTTGAAAGACGTGGCCGCCGGAATGCCGGATCCGGACTCTTCGTCCGAATCCAGCACCTAG
- the galU gene encoding UTP--glucose-1-phosphate uridylyltransferase GalU, with the protein MSSTTSIRKAVIPAAGLGTRFLPATKAMPKEMLPVVDEPAIQYVVAEASKAGLEDILMITGRNKRSLENHFDRVPDLEATLEAKGDTKKLDAVRRATQLGDLHYIRQGEAKGLGHAVLCAKRHVGDEPFAVLLGDDLIDERDELLSTMLETQQRLGGSVIAVMEVPEENISAYGVIDANGKDKETDAEGRPADVVPVHALVEKPAAEDAPSNLAIIGRYVLHPAIFAELEQTAPGRGNEIQLTDALQEMAGKPVEDGGGVHAVIFRGRRYDTGDKLSYIKAVVTLAVDREDLGPDLREWLKEFVAEI; encoded by the coding sequence ATGAGTTCAACGACTTCTATCCGCAAAGCTGTGATTCCCGCCGCTGGTCTGGGAACACGCTTCCTTCCGGCCACCAAGGCGATGCCCAAAGAGATGCTCCCAGTGGTGGACGAGCCGGCCATCCAGTATGTCGTGGCTGAGGCCTCGAAGGCTGGCCTCGAAGACATTCTGATGATCACCGGACGCAACAAGCGCTCCCTGGAGAACCACTTCGACCGGGTTCCGGACCTGGAAGCCACGCTGGAGGCCAAGGGCGACACCAAGAAGCTCGACGCCGTGCGCCGCGCCACCCAGCTCGGCGACCTGCACTACATCCGCCAGGGCGAGGCCAAGGGCCTCGGCCACGCCGTGCTCTGCGCCAAGCGACACGTGGGAGACGAGCCCTTCGCCGTGCTCCTCGGCGACGATCTCATCGACGAGCGGGACGAGCTCCTCTCCACCATGCTGGAGACCCAGCAGCGACTCGGCGGCTCGGTCATCGCGGTGATGGAGGTGCCGGAGGAGAACATCAGCGCCTACGGCGTGATCGACGCCAACGGCAAGGACAAGGAGACCGACGCCGAGGGCAGGCCCGCCGACGTCGTCCCGGTCCACGCCCTGGTGGAGAAGCCGGCAGCGGAGGACGCCCCCTCGAACCTGGCCATCATCGGACGCTACGTCCTGCACCCTGCGATCTTCGCGGAGCTCGAGCAGACGGCGCCGGGACGTGGCAACGAGATCCAGCTGACCGACGCCCTGCAGGAGATGGCGGGCAAGCCGGTCGAAGACGGCGGCGGAGTCCACGCGGTGATCTTCCGTGGTCGCCGCTACGACACCGGCGACAAGCTCAGCTACATCAAGGCTGTCGTGACGCTGGCCGTGGACCGCGAGGACCTCGGACCGGACCTGCGAGAGTGGCTGAAAGAGTTCGTCGCGGAGATCTGA
- the coaD gene encoding pantetheine-phosphate adenylyltransferase — MQLAVCPGSFDPLHNGHVEIIARASNLFDEVIVAISPNMHKNPMFSVQERMDMARETFSYVRGVSVKPLGSGLLTEFCKEVGANALVKGLRDPKDLAYESPMATMNRHLSGLETVFLAADGRYTHLSSTLVKEVHSLGGDVSEFVPRAVQRRLQERRRS; from the coding sequence ATGCAGCTAGCAGTGTGCCCCGGATCATTTGACCCCCTGCACAACGGACACGTGGAGATCATCGCGCGTGCCTCGAACCTCTTCGACGAGGTGATCGTCGCCATCTCACCCAACATGCACAAGAACCCTATGTTCTCGGTCCAGGAACGCATGGACATGGCGCGAGAGACCTTCTCCTATGTGCGCGGAGTCAGCGTCAAGCCGCTGGGTTCCGGGCTGCTGACGGAGTTCTGCAAGGAGGTCGGGGCCAACGCGCTGGTCAAGGGTCTGCGGGACCCCAAGGACCTGGCCTACGAGAGCCCCATGGCCACGATGAACCGCCATCTCTCCGGGCTCGAGACGGTGTTCCTCGCCGCCGACGGCCGCTACACGCACCTGTCCTCGACCCTGGTCAAGGAAGTCCACTCCCTCGGCGGCGACGTCTCGGAGTTCGTGCCGCGAGCCGTCCAGCGCCGGCTGCAGGAGCGGCGACGCAGCTGA